GCCCAGCACTAGCAGGCCCCAGCTGCTAACCAGGAATAAGCCCAAGATTCCCAGGCTGTAGCCCATCACGCCCCAGTACCCACCTACTTTTTCTGGTGTCAGAAAGGGATAAGGATACCAATCGACACGTGCGCCGCGAATGAGTATGTAACCCAGGTAGGCAAGAGGGAAAATCATCCAATACTTTATAGAGCGCGTGGTCAGTTTGGTCTGGGGCGGCCACCACAGCCAGCTGGCAAATATAACTACCGGCATAACATAATGCACTACCGCATTAACCCACGGCAGCAGATGCCCCAGATCAACGTCACGCAGCAATACCGAAAACACGATGCCAACCAGCACCATACACACCACTGATGTGCCACGAACGATATCAGAGGCAGCCGATGGTTTTCGGTTGGTCAGCAAATAGACGGCCCCCAGTAACAAGACAATAGCTGCAAATATATTCGATAAATTCGTAAAGTAGCTAAAAAAGTTAACGACACTGCTGCCAGAATCGATCTGGATCATAAGCTGACGAGCAATCGCCACCAGGGCCAGCCCACCAAAGAGCATGTGCACCGCAGCTAGAGCTACGCGTCTTGTCATGGATATATTGTACCAGTGCAGGGCCAAATGGGCGCCGGCTGAATACTGGCAGGTGAGTTGTGTGTTTCCGTGCGTGCCCGCACGTGGGTAGCCCGCATCATTAGGTGATGCTCCAGCACCGTAGCAGTCAGGTCTTTTTCTACCTCTTGCACCCGGCTGCCCAAAGTGTCGGCGGTGTCTGTAGGCAGCACATCTATAGGCACCTCCCGTATGATTGGCCCTTGGTCTACCTCGGCAGATACCAAGTGCCAGGTCATAGCCGTCTGATCGAGTTGGCCCGCTCGGTTTGCCTGCAACACCCTTTGATGTGCGTGCCGCCCATAGGTATCAGCCGTAAAGGGCAAAATGGCCGGATGGTTATTGGCAATACGCGCCCGTGGATGATACAAGCCCGAGCGATAATCGAATCCCGTGCCATCGGCAGCATGCTCCGGACGCCACGCCCAGGTCTCTTCAAATTCGGTTGTTATCACTTTTAGCCAGCCCAACATGGCCACAAAGTCGATCGATCGCCGGTCCAGCTCCCGGCATACGGCCGACGATTCCTCTGCGGTCTGACCACGCGGCTGAGGGCCGCCCGGGAACAGGGCAGAATTAATAGTCACCACGTCTATGCGGTCGTCGCCTTCTAGGCCGTATTCGTGATTGATCTGCTCAAACCGCGAATAGACCCCAACTGTCCCCTCTGGGTTATTGCAAATAACCACACCTATGGTAAAAGCCACCTTGCCCTCCAGGGCGTCCCGCGCAACGCAATCTGCCGTACTCTGCCACCCTGGCCTGATTCCCTGTCTCCGGACGCCAGTATGGCGATCCGTGTGTCTGCATGATTCATTTTGAAAACTATACCACGGCAAACGCCAAGTTTTTGTGGTAATAAAGTAGTTGCCGAGAGCCTGCATGAGTCCGAACGTATCGGTACAGGCTCTCGGCAACGTGACCCTTCAGAAAGTTCTACCCGCTGCTTCAGGTGCCTTCGGGAGCGCTGTAGACAGAGTCCGTGAGCTCCGCAGACAGGTCGGCAACTTCCTCGTACCGGAGCTTGATCTCGGGCAGAGATGCCTCGCCGTCGCGGAACAACTGTTTGTCCATGGTCCGCTGGCCAAAGCGCAGCCGCCACGAGTCGTTGTCGATGACGTCTGCCAGCAACAGCTGACCAGTTGCAGCGTCGTAGCCACACTCGACCTTGAAGTCGAACAACGTGCCGCCGACAGACGCCCATGCCGCTTCGAGCACCAGGAAGGTCCGGATGGCGATTTCTTGCAGCCGCTCCAGCAAGGTGGGGCTGACGCCCGAGTAAATCGTCACGGCCAGTGGCGTCTCGCTCATGAGGCCTTCGCCCAAGGGCAGCTTAGCATCATAACGACGCACCGTTTCTCGCTGGAAGTCGAACTCCATGAGCGGATCGTGGTTGGCGTCGTCCTTCTCGAAGATCTCGAACACCAGATCGTCAAGAAGCGTGT
This sequence is a window from Verrucomicrobiia bacterium. Protein-coding genes within it:
- a CDS encoding Pr6Pr family membrane protein, with product MTRRVALAAVHMLFGGLALVAIARQLMIQIDSGSSVVNFFSYFTNLSNIFAAIVLLLGAVYLLTNRKPSAASDIVRGTSVVCMVLVGIVFSVLLRDVDLGHLLPWVNAVVHYVMPVVIFASWLWWPPQTKLTTRSIKYWMIFPLAYLGYILIRGARVDWYPYPFLTPEKVGGYWGVMGYSLGILGLFLVSSWGLLVLGNKLRPKRH
- a CDS encoding formyltransferase family protein, producing MQALGNYFITTKTWRLPWYSFQNESCRHTDRHTGVRRQGIRPGWQSTADCVARDALEGKVAFTIGVVICNNPEGTVGVYSRFEQINHEYGLEGDDRIDVVTINSALFPGGPQPRGQTAEESSAVCRELDRRSIDFVAMLGWLKVITTEFEETWAWRPEHAADGTGFDYRSGLYHPRARIANNHPAILPFTADTYGRHAHQRVLQANRAGQLDQTAMTWHLVSAEVDQGPIIREVPIDVLPTDTADTLGSRVQEVEKDLTATVLEHHLMMRATHVRARTETHNSPASIQPAPIWPCTGTIYP
- a CDS encoding phosphoribosylaminoimidazolesuccinocarboxamide synthase; amino-acid sequence: MTQTVLAEGKTKVILDNGHGEVLIRSKDDITAGDGERHELLTGKAACSTRTTCNVFALLMLNDIPTHYRGHVDDVTFRARRVRMIQLELVVRRIATGSYLKRHPDVQADTLLDDLVFEIFEKDDANHDPLMEFDFQRETVRRYDAKLPLGEGLMSETPLAVTIYSGVSPTLLERLQEIAIRTFLVLEAAWASVGGTLFDFKVECGYDAATGQLLLADVIDNDSWRLRFGQRTMDKQLFRDGEASLPEIKLRYEEVADLSAELTDSVYSAPEGT